The DNA window GGTCCCAGCGTCTTCCATCGTTCCCCGGGATCGCGTCAATTTCTCTCGCGGTCCAGCGGACGAACTCTTCCCGGTACCCTTCGGATGCTAAGGCTTCACCCGGGACGCGCTTTTCTGCGTCACCGGCATCCGGGAATGGAGTTTGCTTGATCTTGGCGTTGTTCCGTTGCTTCGCAAGCTTCTTGCGAGCGCGCTTGCCACCCATTTTCTACGCCGTAGATGCGGACTGGACGGCACTGTAGAAGTCTTGCATGACTTCTTCATTGATCGTGCTCGTGGAGGGCTCGCCGTCAGCGATGCCCTCTCGTGCTTCTCGCCAAGGCCGCTCGCTGTGCGCGAGGTCGCTCAACTGCTGGCCGCTGAGGTGCCCGTACGCCTCTAGGACCACATCGATGGTTTCTTTCTCAGCGTCAGTGAGGTTGCCGGAGTCACCGGGGAACATCGCAAGCTCTGCGGTGAATTTCCCGCGGTGCTGATCGTAAAGTTCCCGCACGATTGGCCCATTGGCCCAAGCTTCTATGCGCGCGTGGAATAGCGGTTTTTCATCCCACACCAAGTTCCACGCTTGAGCGTAGTAGATCAGCTTCTGCAACTTCATAGTGCTGACGCTCCCCGATTGCCGTTCGAGGATGTAGCGCGCCACGTCATTTACTTGGGCCATAACATCTCCTCCCGCATACCCCCTGGATGTAAAAACACTCTACCCCATCAGCGCCTCCCACACAGCCGTGTTTGTCTCCTGCCACAGCGGCTTCGCCCAGTCGCCGAACTCACGGTCCGTCAGCGCCACCATCGCCTGCCCGTCGGCCACCCACAGATACGTACCCGCCATACCGAAGTGCCCGACCGTGTCCGCGGGCATCCCGTCGCCCGTCCAGTGCGGTGCCTTCTCCCCCTTAATCTCAAAGCCAAGGCCCCACGGGCAGGGCTTCTGCATGCCGTAGCCTGGCACAACACCGCGCAGGTCCCCGAATTGGTTCGAAAACGCCTCGCGCAGCGTCCCCTCTGCTAGAAGCTTCGGCTCCAGCAGCTCCTGCGCGAACAGCGCCAGGTCGCTTATCGACGCCCGCCCGCCATGGCCCGCCGACCCATACACTTCCGCCGTACGCATCCCCAGCGGCTCGAAGACCCCCTCACGCAAGTAGTCGCCGAAGCCGATCCCGGTTTCCTCCTCCAAAAAGTCCGCCAGAATCTCGTAGCCGGCGGAGGAATAGATGCGCCGCTCGCCCACTGGCTTTTGCAACTCGCGCGTATCAAAGCCCACACCACCGGCGTGCGCGAGCAGGTGCCGCACGGTCGCCCCCTCGGGCCCGCAGGGTGTGTCCAGCTCGAAGGCCCCCTCCTCCACCGCGAGCAGGATGCCGTAGGCCGAGAGCAACTTGGTCACGCTGGCCAGCTCGTAGACGCCCTCGGCATCGCCGTACGTGCCGGTGCGCGTGCCAATCAGCGCGGCGCTGACGTTGTCGGCGGGCCAGGAATCCAGAAACGGGGCTAAATCGACGTGCATGAGCTTCAAGCCTACCAATGTGTACACGACACCTGGTTTGTGTAAGCTGGCTTACACCTGAGCGCCGGAAGGGGTAAGGGTCACCGGCCGAACGGCCTTCATAACTGCACGCAGCCTGCACTTTTTTTAAAAAAGCGCGGGCCCCAACGAGCACGAGAGGGAGAATCGATGACCGGTTCCTCTAAAGTCCCGCCCGGAGACACGGGCACGAACGAAAAGGCCAAGGGCCGCGAAGACAGCCACGAGCACGAAGACGGCGAGGGCGCAGGCTTCCTCGGCTTCATCGAAAGGGTCGGCAACAAGCTGCCGGATCCTTTCTGGCTCTTCGTCATCCTCGCCGGCGTTGTTGCCGTGACCTCCTGGATCGGCCACAAAATCGGCATGAGCGCCGTCGACCCCGGCACGGGTGAGACCATCGAGGTGGAATCGCTGCTCACCGGCGAGAACATCTCGCGCATGGTCACCGACGCGGTGGAGAACTTCATCGCCTTCCCGCCGCTCGGCGTGGTGCTTTCGGTGATGCTGGGCGTGGCCGTAGCAGAGCAGACTGGCTTCCTCGGCGCCCTGGTGCGCGCGATGGTGGCCAAGGTTGGCCCGCGCATGCTCACGTTCATGGTGGCGCTGGCCGGTGTGACCGGTTCCGTGGCTTCCGACGCGATCTACGTGATCATCATCCCGCTGGGCGCGCTCGCCTTCCACGCGGTGGGGCGCTCGCCGATCGTGGGTGCGATGGTGGCGTTCGCGGCGTCGTCGGCAGGCTTTAATGCCTCGCTGATCCTCAACATCACCGACCTGCTGCTCGCCGGCATTTCTACCTCGGCGGCCAACATTGTCGACGAGGCCTACGAGGTCTCCCCGTTGGCCAACATCTACTTCGTCATCCCGTCCGCGGTGGTGCTCGCGCTGGTGATCACTGCGGTGACTGAGTTCTTCGTGGACAAGAAGGCGCAGGCGCTGGTCAACCACGATCACATCGAGACCAAGGAACTCGCTTTTGACAAGATCGAAAGCCGCGAGCACGCCAAGGCCCTCAAAGAGGCCGACTCCGGCGACCCGCTGGTAGAGGAGGCCGCTGGCAAACCTAAGGAGACTCCAGAGCCGGAATACGAGCGCCAAGAGGGCGAGCTGACCGAGGAGCAGCTCAAACTCTCCCCCATCGAGTGGAAGGGCATGCTGTGGTCCACCGTGGCGCTCGTGCTGTTCCTTATCGCCTACTTCGTTCTGCTCTTCGTCCCGGCCTCGCCGTTCGCGCGCCCGGAGGAGGGCTTCATGGAGTCCCCGCTGATCCGCGCGATTGCCGTGCCGATCGCCCTGGCGTTCTTCCTTCTGGGCCTGGTCTACGGCCTGATCGTCGGCACGATCACCTCAGCCGCGGATATCCCGGCGTTCATGGCGCGCGGCCTGCAGTCGCTGCTGCCGATGCTGGTGCTCTTCTTCGCCGTCTCCCAGTTCCTGGCCTGGTTCACCTGGTCCAACCTGGGTTCTTGGACCGCGATTAACGGCGCGGAACTGCTCCAGCGCTGGAACCTGCCAAACGTCCTGCTCTTCCTCGGCTTTGTGATCATGGTGGCGCTGGTCAACCTGTTCATCACCTCGGGCTCCGCGCAGTGGGCACTCATGGCCCCGGTGGTAGTCCCGATGATGATGTACGTGGGCATCGCGCCGGAGGTCACCCAGATGCTCTATCGCATCGGCGACTCCCCGTCGAACATCATCACCCCGATGTCGCCCTACTTCGCGCTCGCACTGACCTTCCTGCAGCGCTATTACAAGAAGGCCGGCGTGGGCACGCTCATGTCCCTGGCGCTGCCGTACACCATCGCGATGATGGCGGGCTGGTTCATCTTCTTCCTCATCTGGTACTACGTGGGCATCCCGCTCGGCCCGGGCTCGCCGATGGACTACCAGGTGGGCTAGCCCCCGCTTCTCGACGCCCCCTTCACCCCGGCCCCGCCTCCTACCCCAAGGAGCGCGGGGCCGGGGTTGTTTCAGGGCATCACACGCGAAGTACGGAAAGAGCCTCTCGCCTTGAGGCGGCAAAATACCTTTTATTCCTCGCAGGAGTTCTATTCCCGAGCCTGTCACGCAACCTGGAAACGCCGCCCCTTTCCCTGCCAAAAAGCTTGTACTAACCAGTACATTTACCCAGCAGGGGCTGGAATTTCGTGGTTAGATGTATATGTCATTATTTCCACCCTCATTCTCTTGAAAGGAATACTTCCCGTGCCAAGTGCTCGTGAACTTACCCGGATGATGAAAGACATCCAGGAACTCGTCCCCGCAGTCGTCGCTGCGATCGTTGCCATCGCTACCGCTCTCGGCGTGCTCATTCCGAGCCTGGAAGATGGCTCCAGCAGCAACGCACTCGGCGGCACCGCCGATACGAACAATAGTCGCCCAACCGACTCGAAGGGTGGGTTCTCGAAGCCGGAGGCCACCGTGAGCAACTACCTGGTCGACCAAAAGAAGTTTGACCCGCGTGCGCTCAAATCGAACGTGTCCGTGACGGTGGACGGCAAGGACTATGCGAAATCTCTGATCTCGACCGATAATAATGCACACTTGAGCAACCAGCAGTTCATCGTGCCAGCAGGATACGAAAGCCTGAATTTCACCGCTGCATGGTCAGACACTGTTCCTAATTCCGGCGGTGTAGGAATCGTCACAGTCACACTCGACGGCGGCGAACGTGGCAAGGTTTACGTCAAGCAGGGTGAGTCAAAGCCCCAAAAGATCGACGTCCGCGGCGGCGGCCGAGTTCATATCTACTTCAAAGCTGTGAACAATCTCAACGAGAACAAGCGCGCAGAGGCCAACGGCCTCGCAGCGCTTTCCCCAGTGCTGAAGTAATTCGCTCTATCTTTGTGCTTCAGGGAGCGGCCCGAGCTTTTATTCTCGGACCGCTCTTTCATATGTCAGAGCAATCTACTCGTAATCTTCCTCGACCCCATCAACCGGGCCTTCGACAGGTGCGTCAGCCTCCTGCTCCGCGATCATCGCCTCTTGTGCCGGCCACATCTGCGACGCACACTGCTGCGTCCATCCACTCGTGCCATCGGTGAAGAACGTCGTCCCCGTTTCGTGAATACTCGGATCCCCACACGACGCGATCTGCTTGTCCATCACCTGCGGCGCTTCCTGGCCGGGCGCCCCAGTAAAGCCGATCACGGGCTCCGCCTCCTCCGTCGGCGCCTCCGGAATGGTTTGCTCCGTCACCACACTCGGCTGCGTTGCCGGCGCGGCAACGGAAGTTTCCGCGGCACCCACCTTCGCCAGGTCGAACTTCGCGTCCGCAATTCCCAGCATCACTGCCGCTTCCGGGACTACAAACGCCCCGTACACGCGCACCTTCTCTCCCGCCGACGCACCAGTTGGCCACGGCTCGTACCCCGAAGGTCGCTCACACGCATCCGCAGGTTTGCCCGTGTTCTTGAAGCTTTCTTTATCCCACACCACCGGGGTATCCAGGTAGACCTCCCCGTCAGAAGCGCTCAGCACGCCGCGGACCTGCACGAGCGTCTCGCCTTCAGCCACGTCAGCCTCCCCGCCGGCCGCGCATTGCCCGCCGAGCAAGACCTCTTCAACCTCGAGGCTGCCCTCGCACTCCCCGCCGTCACACACCACGGGCACGGTATCCCCCACCGCTGCGAACTCCGGCACCGCGGTTATCGACGTCACCGTCGTCGACTCTGCCTCACCAGATCCAGTCCCAGCACCCGAACACCCCGCAAGCGCCAGCACGCACGCCGCGCCGAGCGCTACCACCACACGATTCACTTTGCACACCTCTACACAGCAAGAAACAATGACACGCTTCTCACTCTAGTGAGCTGCCTCCGCTACCCGAGTTCCTGCTCTTCCTCGGCCTGCCCTGCACCTGTGCGTTGAGGAAAGAGTCCCTTCGCCGCAACCACCACGATGCCCACGATTTGCACCACGGTAGACGACATCCACGCAATCATGACCGGCGGCTCCGGGTTGAATCCGTTTTGCCCCATATACACAAAGAAGGCGAAGTTCGTCAGACCCATTTGGATGCCAACAGCCCACATAGCAGCGTCCGCAACGCGCTTCTGTAGTTTTAAGTTCTGTCGCTTGTTGTCCAGATACGTCAATTGCCGACGAAGCTTCAACGCGTCAAGACTGGACTGAGTCCCCGCTTCGTCTTCAAGATTGTCCTCCGCGGCGTCCCGACTCGTACTCGCCAAAGCACTTGACGACGATTCACCGCGCGCATTCCGCTCCCGTGTAGCACCTTCTTCAGCTTGTTCCCTAAGCTTCCGTGCTTCAGCGGTTTCGTCATGCGCACTCATGCTGGATGACTCCTTTAGATAAATCCGAAGTGCTTCAACCTGTTGAGCATCGCCGCCTTTGACACGTCAAAGCGACGGCGCATGTCCTCAAATTTCCAGCCCTCGGCCCAGTAGCATTTCACTAGTGCCTCTGGCATCAGAAGCTCCGCAGCGAATGCGTTACAGCGACGCTCCAAGGGGTCGGTGCCTGAAGAAGCCATTTCATCACGATTATCCACGTACGCGATCTCGGCATCTTCGCGGTGCGCGATGTAGTGCCCGAGTTCATGAGCAACGGTGAACCGCTGCCATTGTGGGCCATCCTCCTCGTTGAGGTAGATAGTTGGCGTCTCTTCATCCGCTTCTTTGATAATGAACCCGGCAACGTTCTGCGGAAGTGGCGTCGACTCAACGCGAATGCCCAAGCGCTCCGCAATCTCAAAAACGTCTATAGGCAAACGCATCTTCCCATTGACGTTGTACACGTCGCGACGCAGCTGCCGCGCGTCATCCCTCGGCGATGTCACTGTCACTCCCATGGTCTCGCCACCTCCTTTCCATTAACGTCAGTCACGGGTCAGATATTTGCAATCCTATCGCGTCTCCCGAACACCGCAGTGGATCAACGATTCTCCCCCTATAAACCTCCCCCTGCGTGGGGTAATTCCCACTCACCGCTCCGGAAACAGCGCAATCCCCCACACGCCCGCCACAACGGCAACCGCCACAAGCACCCACCACGCCACCCCGCGCGGCCGTACAAACCAAATATCTGCCACCAGCCACACCAGACTGGGCACGCCGAGCGCCAGCCCCAGAAACGTCAGCGCCCGCCAGTCCGGCAGTTGCCCGGCGCTGAGCAGCATCACGATACCCAGCCCGAGCAGTCCCCCGGCGAGTGCGCGCGGGCGGGGCCATCCAACCGGAATAATCATGCGCCCGATGCTACCGGCTCCGCCGCACACGATACGCTGATACATCATGACCGGCAGCTACTTGGACACCTACGACGCCGCCTGCGACCGCGCAGCCGCGCAGGTCATGGCGCACTACTCCACCAGCTTCTCACTGGCCACCAAGTTGCTGCCGCAGCCGATGCGCACCGACATCCGCAACCTGTACGCGGTCGTGCGCATCGCCGACGAGATTGTCGACGGTGCCACCGCCCAAGCCAACGAGTGCCCCACTACCGCTCTCAACACCTACGAGGAGGCCGTCCTCCACGCACCCGCACACCGCTTCCACACCGACCCGGTCCTCCACGCCTACGCCGCCACCGCCCGCGCTTGCCAATTCCCCGACGAGGAGGTCCGCGCCTTCTTCGCCTCCATGCGCTCAGACCTTCCCGACCAGCCAGACCTGCCGCTCGACGACTACATCTACGGCTCCGCCGAGGTCATCGGCCTGCTCTGCCTGCGCGTCTTCTTCCGCGGCAACGACGCCGCGCTCACCCCGCAACTGATCAGCGGTGCCCGCGCACTCGGCTCCGCCTTCCAAAAGATCAACTTCCTACGCGACCAAGCCGAGGACTCCGCCCTCGGTCGCCACTACACCGAGCACGCTCTCAAAAGCTCCCCCGTCCACCCCTTCATCCCCGAAATCCGCACCGAACTCGCCCAGGCCAAGCAACAAATCCCCAACCTGCCACCACGAGTTCGCCCCGCGGTGCGGGCCGCGACCGCGATCTTCGAAGACCTCACCGACCGCATCGAGGCCACCCCGCCAGACGCGCTTCGCAGCACCCGCATCCGCGTGCCCAATCACCGCAAACTCGCCCTTGCCGCCCGGGCCCTGCGCTAGCAGGTCTGCAGCTTGTCGGTGAACTGCTTCGGCGCGCCCTGCCCCCGCAGCGTTGCCGTGTTGTAGCACTTGAACCCGGTGTTCGTCTCCCCATCCGGCTTCACCGCAACCCACTTCTCACCATTTGCTCGGAACGCGACGATCCAGTCGGACTGCTTCGCGCCGGCCACAGCCCACTTGCCATCGCAGTACTGCACGGCCGTTCCCGTCGGCGCAGGCCAACCCGGCACGATCGCGTCAAAGGCACCCGGCTGGCACGATGCCTTCTTCTCCTGCTTGCCCGCGCTCAGCGCCGGGATCGCCAGCCCCGCAGCACCGGCAAGCGCACCAAGCTCGCCCAGCCCCGGCACCTGCGGCAGCTCGAGCCCAGGCACGTCAATCAGGCCCTGGGACACCGCGAAGTAGCTGCCGGCACCAACCAGCGCCAGCACGCCGAGGCTAATGCCCACAATCGCGCCAGTGCTTAGCGACGACCCCGCGTCCCCCTCCTGGCTTTCATCCCCAGCCGAGCTACCAGAGCCGGATTCCTGCTCAGCGACAGGGGCATCCGGCGCCTCCTGGGCGTAGGCGGGCGTAACGGTGGTACAGGCGACGGCAGCGGCGACGCCCAGCGGCAGCAGTGTCTTCTTCATGCCCACTACCCTACCCCCGGTTTTCGCTCTACGCGTCCGCTGCGGCGGCGATCGCTTCGGCAGTGGCAAGATCCTGCCACGGCATGCCGACGGTCTTGCACACCAAACGACGATCGCGTGCGAGCTCCACCTCGCCGCGCACGACCTGCGCCATGGTGACCAGGTCCTCGCGTGCAACGGTGCCTTCCTCGGTAGCAAGCACGACGTCACCGGCCTCCCGGTAGGCCACCGTGGGGTCCTCGACTATCACCTGCGCGCCCTCGAACACATCCGCCGCAAGCTCGCGGGTATCGGCCGTGTGCGCGCCCACCGCCAGCACGATCGCTCGCTCACCAAGATCTGCAGCATGCAGGATCGGCTCGGGGGCTGTCGTCGCGGTAATGACGAGCTCAGCGTTCTTGATCGCGTCCTTGGCTGCATCCGTGCCGGACTCTACCCAGTCGTAAGAGAAGTCCGCCGGCTCAGTAAGCGAGACAAAAGTAATGCGCAGCTCACGAACGCCATCAAGCACGCTTTCCAGCGTGGCAGCATGACCGAGTCCCTGTGCGCCGGTGCCAAAGATAGCGACGTCGAGCGGTTCCTCGGAGGCGGTCAGCAACTCAACCACCGGCGCGATGGAGGCGGCCGGAGTGCGCAGCGCGGTCAGCGACGTGGCATCAATAAGCGTGTGCGGCGTGAGCGTCTTCGCCCCCATCAGCAGGTACGAGCCTTGCACGAGCGGAACGTCTTCGGTGGAGTCGGAAGGCTGGATGCCGAGGATCTTCACTCCAACCGCGCTGTCTGTAGCCGAAGGCATGAGGTGCATCTCGCCGTGTGGGAGCTGCACCTTCTCCCGCAGGGGGTCCGTTGCGGGATCAAACCCTTCGGCAAGCGTGTCGCGCAAAGCGGCGACCGCCGCAGCCGGGGTAAGTGTGGCAAAAACCTGGTCGTGGCTAATAAAACGCATAGGCCCCACCCTACGTGGCGTAAGACGAGGCCGAGTGGAAGGAAGAAATCTTGCGTTTACCTGCGGTGCTGCTGAGCAGTCGAGGGAATAACGCCGGGCAGCGGGTTCGGGATCATGCCCTGAAGCACCATGTAGTACCAGGTGGAGCCGACGGCGAAGGAGCTCAAGAGGACGGTCATGATGATGTCGAAACGGCTAGCGTGCTTGACCACTTCAGTGAAGCTGCCTGCGGCAACTGCGTCGTCGAAGCTGGAGCCGGCGGCGCGCTCGTAGCTGTTCTTGACAGAGCTCATGTCGTTCACCACGACAGTCGCGTCGCGTTGGAACGCTTCAACGTTGGAATATGGACTTGCGGCGTGTGCGCTAACTGGAGAAAAAGCGGCGCTGGCCACGGCTAATGCGGTGGCGGCGGCGAGGGTACGATTCTGCATGCCA is part of the Corynebacterium imitans genome and encodes:
- a CDS encoding Panacea domain-containing protein, producing the protein MAQVNDVARYILERQSGSVSTMKLQKLIYYAQAWNLVWDEKPLFHARIEAWANGPIVRELYDQHRGKFTAELAMFPGDSGNLTDAEKETIDVVLEAYGHLSGQQLSDLAHSERPWREAREGIADGEPSTSTINEEVMQDFYSAVQSASTA
- a CDS encoding serine hydrolase domain-containing protein, whose amino-acid sequence is MHVDLAPFLDSWPADNVSAALIGTRTGTYGDAEGVYELASVTKLLSAYGILLAVEEGAFELDTPCGPEGATVRHLLAHAGGVGFDTRELQKPVGERRIYSSAGYEILADFLEEETGIGFGDYLREGVFEPLGMRTAEVYGSAGHGGRASISDLALFAQELLEPKLLAEGTLREAFSNQFGDLRGVVPGYGMQKPCPWGLGFEIKGEKAPHWTGDGMPADTVGHFGMAGTYLWVADGQAMVALTDREFGDWAKPLWQETNTAVWEALMG
- a CDS encoding AbgT family transporter: MTGSSKVPPGDTGTNEKAKGREDSHEHEDGEGAGFLGFIERVGNKLPDPFWLFVILAGVVAVTSWIGHKIGMSAVDPGTGETIEVESLLTGENISRMVTDAVENFIAFPPLGVVLSVMLGVAVAEQTGFLGALVRAMVAKVGPRMLTFMVALAGVTGSVASDAIYVIIIPLGALAFHAVGRSPIVGAMVAFAASSAGFNASLILNITDLLLAGISTSAANIVDEAYEVSPLANIYFVIPSAVVLALVITAVTEFFVDKKAQALVNHDHIETKELAFDKIESREHAKALKEADSGDPLVEEAAGKPKETPEPEYERQEGELTEEQLKLSPIEWKGMLWSTVALVLFLIAYFVLLFVPASPFARPEEGFMESPLIRAIAVPIALAFFLLGLVYGLIVGTITSAADIPAFMARGLQSLLPMLVLFFAVSQFLAWFTWSNLGSWTAINGAELLQRWNLPNVLLFLGFVIMVALVNLFITSGSAQWALMAPVVVPMMMYVGIAPEVTQMLYRIGDSPSNIITPMSPYFALALTFLQRYYKKAGVGTLMSLALPYTIAMMAGWFIFFLIWYYVGIPLGPGSPMDYQVG
- a CDS encoding ImmA/IrrE family metallo-endopeptidase; this translates as MGVTVTSPRDDARQLRRDVYNVNGKMRLPIDVFEIAERLGIRVESTPLPQNVAGFIIKEADEETPTIYLNEEDGPQWQRFTVAHELGHYIAHREDAEIAYVDNRDEMASSGTDPLERRCNAFAAELLMPEALVKCYWAEGWKFEDMRRRFDVSKAAMLNRLKHFGFI
- a CDS encoding phytoene/squalene synthase family protein; the protein is MTGSYLDTYDAACDRAAAQVMAHYSTSFSLATKLLPQPMRTDIRNLYAVVRIADEIVDGATAQANECPTTALNTYEEAVLHAPAHRFHTDPVLHAYAATARACQFPDEEVRAFFASMRSDLPDQPDLPLDDYIYGSAEVIGLLCLRVFFRGNDAALTPQLISGARALGSAFQKINFLRDQAEDSALGRHYTEHALKSSPVHPFIPEIRTELAQAKQQIPNLPPRVRPAVRAATAIFEDLTDRIEATPPDALRSTRIRVPNHRKLALAARALR
- a CDS encoding ornithine cyclodeaminase family protein; the encoded protein is MRFISHDQVFATLTPAAAVAALRDTLAEGFDPATDPLREKVQLPHGEMHLMPSATDSAVGVKILGIQPSDSTEDVPLVQGSYLLMGAKTLTPHTLIDATSLTALRTPAASIAPVVELLTASEEPLDVAIFGTGAQGLGHAATLESVLDGVRELRITFVSLTEPADFSYDWVESGTDAAKDAIKNAELVITATTAPEPILHAADLGERAIVLAVGAHTADTRELAADVFEGAQVIVEDPTVAYREAGDVVLATEEGTVAREDLVTMAQVVRGEVELARDRRLVCKTVGMPWQDLATAEAIAAAADA